GCTCAGTTGCCTAGCGCTATCAAATTAACGCCCCTAGCCCACGAGAAACTGAATCTCCGTCAGGTATTTTTGAGGATTTCCGCGCAAGATCATCCCTGGCCCCTTGTGGTACACTTCTCGCGAGGGACACAGGACCTTCAAGTCTCGCTTCTTAACTTCTTCGAAAAGCCTAGCGTAGCTCTCGTACAAACGCTCGTAGGGACCGCGATGCATTACGGTCAAGGCCCGTCCCCCCGTCAAGTTGCGACAATGCAACCGCTCATGCTCCACCTGCTTCTTCACCTCGAAGCAGGGTTCGAAATTGGCGTCTTCCTCCCTGTATTCGCCATCGAAATACAGGCACATAGGCTTTCCCACCATCTGCCTCCCCGCCCGACGTCCCAAAACGCGAAAGCCTTGCCCAGCGTCCGAGTAGCGTCCGCAAAGCCGATACCCTGCCACCAACAGGTCCGGAATCTCCTTTTCGATGACCTCCTCACCTGACGCTCCATGAGCGGATTGAGCAAATTTGCCGCTCACCACGAGCTCGATATCGGCAATCGAGTCCTGGAATCGCTTCACCCGTTTCTCCAGATCGCGACGCTTCGCCCGCAAACGATCCAGCAAATCCCCGTCCTCCTCGCAACTCTCCAGCACCTCTTTAATTTCCGACAAGGAGAACCCGAGGTCCTTCAGGTTCGCTATCACCCGAGCCTCCCCCACCTGGTCCCGGGAGTAGTACCTGTATCCAGATTCAGGATCAACGAAGTCGGGCCGCAACAAACCTTTCTCGTGATAGAGCCGCAAGGCCTTGACCGAAGCCCGCGTAATCTGGGAAAACTCGCCGATCGAATACTTCATCGAGTCACCTCCTCAACGCATCGCTTGGCGCAGCACTGTCTTGAGCTTTTCAGGCGCAGCGCGACGCGGGTCGCTCAAGTAAATCTCGTGATGCTTGTGGAATCGCTTTTTTCCCAGCTCGTCGATCTTGTCGTGCAAACGCGCTACACTCGGACCTTCCTCCTCGAACGGACCGATGTGGAGTAGCTGCACGGATTCGCCTTCCTCGTACGGCTCGAAACGCACCCGATCCAACAGAGCTGGATCTTTCTTTTTGCGGACCGAGACGAGAGCCTCCTCGTACATCGCTTTCGAGACGAATCCCGGCTGCATGATCATAAGCGTCCATTTCCACTCGTCGCGACGTCCCTCCGCGAAAGCGT
The Pelagicoccus enzymogenes DNA segment above includes these coding regions:
- a CDS encoding GyrI-like domain-containing protein, giving the protein MSKIDFKKEYKDLYRPSAREVSVVVVPAMNFLMIDGMGDPGSSKEFEAAMEALYPMAYSLKFMSKLGPTAQDYVVPPLEGLWWADDMNAFAEGRRDEWKWTLMIMQPGFVSKAMYEEALVSVRKKKDPALLDRVRFEPYEEGESVQLLHIGPFEEEGPSVARLHDKIDELGKKRFHKHHEIYLSDPRRAAPEKLKTVLRQAMR
- a CDS encoding MerR family transcriptional regulator, whose product is MKYSIGEFSQITRASVKALRLYHEKGLLRPDFVDPESGYRYYSRDQVGEARVIANLKDLGFSLSEIKEVLESCEEDGDLLDRLRAKRRDLEKRVKRFQDSIADIELVVSGKFAQSAHGASGEEVIEKEIPDLLVAGYRLCGRYSDAGQGFRVLGRRAGRQMVGKPMCLYFDGEYREEDANFEPCFEVKKQVEHERLHCRNLTGGRALTVMHRGPYERLYESYARLFEEVKKRDLKVLCPSREVYHKGPGMILRGNPQKYLTEIQFLVG